Proteins from a single region of Rhipicephalus sanguineus isolate Rsan-2018 chromosome 5, BIME_Rsan_1.4, whole genome shotgun sequence:
- the LOC119393808 gene encoding clavesin-2, whose translation MDRGAYEMGQKALLVCLERIAADPISQTTGMTFIVDSAGFSLGKLIYCNLGYMRRFLEYLQDCMPMRMKALHIVHESKAIDLLYGALRPFLKRKLTDRLHFHGSNYENLLKEVPPEALPKECGGEVDALDFDGFWHQMDQEEALFVENNHFGYVDGNAEHSAPR comes from the exons ATGGACAGAGGCGCTTACGAAATGGGCCAGAAAGCGCTCCTCGTGTGCCTTGAGCGGATTGCAGCAGATCCTATCTCACAGACAACTGGGATGACATTTATTGTGGATTCAGCGGGATTTAGTTTGGGCAAGCTAATCTATTGTAACCTCGGTTACATGCGACGTTTCCTGGAGTACCTTCAG GACTGCATGCCAATGAGAATGAAAGCGCTGCACATTGTTCACGAGTCGAAGGCCATCGATCTCCTATATGGCGCACTAAGGCCATTTCTGAAACGGAAGCTTACTGACAGG CTTCATTTTCATGGAAGCAATTATGAGAACCTGCTCAAGGAGGTGCCACCAGAGGCGCTTCCAAAGGAATGCGGGGGCGAGGTCGATGCCCTAGACTTCGATGGCTTCTGGCATCAAATGGATCAAGAAGAAGCACTCTTTGTCGAGAACAATCACTTTGGTTACGTCGACGGCAATGCGGAACATAGTGCCCCGCGGTGA